In one Melaminivora jejuensis genomic region, the following are encoded:
- a CDS encoding PQQ-dependent sugar dehydrogenase: protein MLSFSSARPLTLALLVGSAPALQANPAPAPVAAAQPGQVQVVATGLEHPWAVAFLPQGRFLVTERPGRLRIIDADGSLQPLLHGLPRVDVAGQGGLLDVITDRDFARNQRIHFCYSEPAERGPGNGTALASARLALPGGELQDVQVLFRQQPKVASKLHFGCRIVQAPDGNLFLTLGERFSRRDAAQRLDNHLGKVVRIAPGGGAAPGNPLAGRAGALPEIWSWGHRNPQGATWGPDGRLWLHEHGPQGGDEINRPEAGRNYGWPVITYGEEYGGGAIGKGTHQDGMEQPLHYWAPSIAPSGMAFLSSDRYGPAWRGSLFVGALKAQRLHRLQIEDGRVVRDEYLLDKLGARIRDVRQGPDGWLYLLTDSPHGQLLRLKSP from the coding sequence TTGCTGTCTTTTTCATCCGCCCGACCCCTGACCCTGGCCTTGCTGGTCGGCAGTGCGCCGGCACTGCAGGCCAACCCGGCGCCGGCGCCGGTAGCGGCGGCGCAGCCGGGGCAGGTGCAGGTCGTTGCCACCGGCCTCGAACATCCCTGGGCCGTGGCCTTCTTGCCGCAGGGGCGTTTTTTGGTCACCGAGCGCCCGGGGCGCCTGCGCATCATCGATGCCGACGGCAGCCTGCAGCCGCTGCTGCACGGCCTGCCCCGGGTCGATGTCGCCGGGCAGGGCGGTCTGCTGGATGTCATCACGGATCGGGATTTCGCACGCAACCAGCGCATCCATTTCTGCTACTCCGAGCCTGCCGAGCGCGGCCCGGGCAACGGCACGGCCCTGGCCAGCGCCCGGCTGGCACTGCCGGGCGGCGAACTGCAGGACGTGCAGGTGCTCTTTCGCCAGCAGCCCAAGGTGGCCAGCAAGCTGCACTTTGGCTGCCGCATCGTGCAGGCGCCGGACGGCAATCTGTTCCTGACGCTGGGCGAGCGCTTCAGCCGCCGGGACGCCGCCCAGCGCCTGGACAACCATCTGGGCAAGGTGGTGCGCATCGCGCCGGGCGGCGGTGCGGCGCCCGGCAACCCGCTGGCAGGCCGCGCCGGCGCCCTGCCGGAAATCTGGAGCTGGGGCCACCGCAACCCGCAGGGCGCCACCTGGGGGCCGGATGGCCGGCTGTGGCTGCACGAGCACGGCCCGCAGGGCGGCGACGAGATCAACCGCCCCGAGGCCGGGCGCAACTACGGCTGGCCGGTCATCACCTATGGCGAGGAATACGGCGGCGGCGCCATCGGCAAGGGCACGCACCAGGATGGCATGGAGCAGCCCCTGCATTACTGGGCGCCCTCCATCGCGCCATCGGGCATGGCCTTCCTGAGCAGCGACCGCTACGGGCCGGCCTGGCGCGGCAGCCTGTTCGTCGGCGCCCTCAAGGCGCAGCGGCTGCACCGCCTGCAGATCGAGGACGGGCGCGTGGTGCGCGACGAATATTTGCTGGACAAGCTGGGCGCGCGCATCCGCGACGTGCGCCAGGGCCCCGATGGCTGGCTGTACCTACTGACCGACAGCCCGCATGGGCAGCTGCTGCGCCTGAAGTCGCCCTGA
- a CDS encoding isochorismatase family protein, which produces MLLDASQSQLVLVDYQERLMPALLDGSAALAQARRLAQVAHLVQVPVWGTEQNPTRLGPNDAELRALCQRTLGKMHFSAVADGLADWLRPPAPPARPQGGNARSLPKHLQKREQPPHDERPSIVIAGCETHVCLLQTALELLEDEFEVWVVTDACASRTERNRDAAFDRLAGAGAELVTTEMVAFEWLRSCEHPAFRDMLALIK; this is translated from the coding sequence ATGCTGCTTGACGCCTCGCAATCCCAACTCGTGCTCGTGGACTATCAGGAGCGCCTGATGCCGGCCCTGCTGGACGGCAGCGCCGCGCTGGCCCAGGCCAGGCGCCTGGCGCAGGTGGCCCACCTGGTGCAGGTACCCGTGTGGGGCACGGAGCAAAACCCCACCCGGCTCGGCCCCAACGACGCCGAGCTGCGCGCCCTGTGCCAGCGCACCCTGGGCAAGATGCACTTCAGCGCCGTGGCCGATGGCCTGGCCGACTGGCTGCGGCCACCCGCTCCCCCCGCGCGCCCGCAAGGCGGCAACGCGCGCAGCCTGCCCAAGCACCTGCAAAAACGCGAGCAACCGCCGCACGACGAGCGCCCGAGCATCGTCATTGCCGGCTGCGAAACCCATGTCTGCCTGCTGCAGACGGCGCTGGAGCTGCTGGAGGACGAGTTCGAGGTCTGGGTGGTCACCGATGCCTGCGCCTCGCGCACCGAGCGCAACCGCGACGCCGCCTTCGACCGCCTGGCCGGCGCCGGCGCCGAACTGGTGACCACCGAGATGGTGGCCTTCGAGTGGCTGCGCTCGTGCGAGCACCCGGCGTTCCGGGACATGCTGGCGCTCATCAAATGA
- a CDS encoding propionate--CoA ligase, producing the protein MATADTDFAAFHHRSIHERDAFWAEQAELIDWQSRPAQICDYSNPPFARWFVGGTTNLCHNAIDRHVAQRGEQAALIAISTETGSERTYSYAELHREVQRMAAVLQSLGVGQGDRVLIYMPMIAEAAFAMLACTRIGAIHSVVFGGFASSSLASRIEDAAPKVIVSADAGSRGGKVVSYKPLLDEAIALSPHQPAAVLMVNRGLAEAAMQDGRDHDWAALRQQHLDAEVPCTWVEATHPSYILYTSGTTGKPKGVQRDTGGYAVALASSMKHIFHAKAGDTYFCTSDIGWVVGHSYIIYAPLLAGMASVMYEGLPIRPDAGIWWSIVEKYKVTHMFSAPTAVRVLKKHDPEYLRKYDISSLQALWLAGEPLDEPTASWISGALNIPIIDNYWQTETGWPILTLCNGVEQQPSRFGSPGKAVYGYDIRLIDETTGAELTEPNQKGVVAIEGPLPPGCLQTVWRDDERFVNTYWKSIPGRLIYSTFDWGIRDADGYYFILGRTDDVINVAGHRLGTREIEECIAGHPAVAEVAVVGIADSLKGQVALAFAVPRDAASVAADADRLRLEGEVMKQVDAQLGAVARPARVLFVATLPKTRSGKVLRRALQAVAERRDPGDLTTMEDPAALQQIKSLMG; encoded by the coding sequence ATGGCTACCGCAGACACCGATTTCGCCGCCTTCCACCACCGCTCCATCCATGAGCGCGACGCCTTCTGGGCCGAGCAGGCCGAGCTGATCGACTGGCAAAGCCGGCCAGCGCAGATCTGCGACTACAGCAACCCGCCCTTTGCTCGCTGGTTCGTCGGCGGCACGACCAACCTGTGCCACAACGCCATCGACCGGCACGTGGCGCAGCGCGGCGAGCAGGCAGCCTTGATCGCCATTTCCACCGAAACCGGCAGCGAGCGCACCTACAGCTACGCCGAGCTGCACCGCGAGGTGCAGCGCATGGCTGCGGTGCTGCAGTCGCTGGGCGTGGGGCAGGGCGACCGGGTGCTGATCTACATGCCCATGATTGCCGAGGCGGCCTTTGCCATGCTGGCCTGCACGCGCATCGGCGCCATCCACTCGGTGGTCTTCGGCGGCTTTGCCTCGTCGTCGCTGGCCAGCCGCATCGAGGATGCCGCGCCCAAGGTCATCGTCAGCGCCGATGCCGGCTCGCGCGGCGGCAAGGTCGTTTCCTACAAGCCGCTGCTGGACGAGGCCATCGCCCTGTCGCCGCACCAGCCCGCCGCCGTGCTGATGGTCAACCGAGGCCTGGCCGAGGCCGCCATGCAGGACGGGCGCGACCACGACTGGGCGGCGCTGCGCCAGCAGCACCTGGATGCCGAGGTGCCCTGCACCTGGGTCGAGGCCACGCACCCGAGCTACATCCTCTACACCAGCGGCACCACCGGCAAGCCCAAGGGCGTGCAGCGCGACACCGGCGGCTACGCCGTGGCGCTGGCCTCCAGCATGAAGCACATCTTCCATGCCAAGGCGGGCGACACCTACTTTTGCACCAGCGACATCGGCTGGGTGGTGGGCCACAGCTACATCATCTACGCGCCGCTGCTGGCCGGCATGGCCAGCGTCATGTACGAGGGCCTGCCGATCCGCCCGGACGCCGGCATCTGGTGGAGCATCGTGGAAAAGTACAAGGTCACGCACATGTTCTCCGCGCCCACGGCGGTGCGGGTGCTGAAAAAGCACGACCCCGAGTACCTGCGCAAGTACGACATCTCCAGCCTGCAGGCGCTGTGGCTGGCCGGCGAGCCGCTGGACGAGCCCACGGCCAGCTGGATCAGCGGCGCCCTGAACATCCCCATCATCGACAACTACTGGCAGACCGAGACCGGCTGGCCCATCCTGACGCTGTGCAACGGCGTCGAGCAGCAGCCCTCGCGCTTCGGCAGCCCGGGCAAGGCGGTCTATGGCTACGACATCCGGCTGATCGACGAGACCACCGGCGCCGAGCTGACCGAGCCCAACCAAAAGGGCGTGGTGGCCATCGAAGGGCCGCTGCCCCCGGGCTGCCTGCAGACCGTCTGGCGCGACGACGAGCGCTTCGTCAATACCTACTGGAAGAGCATCCCGGGCCGGCTGATCTACAGCACCTTCGACTGGGGCATCCGCGACGCCGATGGTTATTACTTCATCCTGGGGCGCACCGACGACGTGATCAACGTCGCCGGCCACCGCCTGGGCACACGCGAGATCGAGGAGTGCATCGCCGGCCACCCGGCCGTGGCCGAGGTGGCGGTGGTGGGCATCGCCGACAGCCTCAAGGGCCAGGTGGCGCTGGCCTTTGCCGTGCCACGCGACGCCGCCAGCGTGGCCGCTGATGCGGATCGCCTGCGCCTGGAGGGCGAGGTCATGAAGCAGGTCGATGCCCAGCTCGGCGCCGTGGCGCGTCCGGCGCGCGTGCTGTTCGTCGCCACGCTGCCCAAGACACGCAGCGGCAAGGTGCTGCGCCGCGCCCTGCAGGCCGTGGCCGAGCGGCGCGACCCGGGCGACCTGACGACCATGGAAGACCCGGCAGCGCTGCAGCAGATCAAGTCCCTGATGGGCTGA